Proteins from a genomic interval of Clostridium sp. AN503:
- a CDS encoding ATP-binding cassette domain-containing protein, protein MTEKEISYILQMKHIVKTFPGVKALDDVSLDVRPGTVHALMGENGAGKSTLMKCLFGIYIPDSGEIFFRGHKVQFTSPKQALDHGVSMVHQELNQVPETSVMENIWMGRMPKKGIVVDDNKMYEDTKRIFERLDLRIDPKEKIGHLSVSQRQMIEIAKAVSADAQIVVLDEPTSSLTEKEVDHLFRIIRTLKDQGCGIIYISHKMEEILKISDDVTVMRDGQYVYSGLASEMNTDQLIALIVGRELTNRFPKKISIPQEEILLSVENLKGMYGPTVTDASFSLRKGEILGISGLMGSRRTETVETIFGIRTLESGAMEKDGHRIGNHTTREAIDNGFALITEDRRQSGIFAGLSIEFNTTIANAGNYTNRFGVLDKKKMEQDTDWVIERLHVKTPSQKEKIGNLSGGNQQKVIMGRWLLIDSQVMMLDEPTRGIDVGAKYEIYQLVMEYAAKGNGVIFISSEMPELLGITDRIMVMSNGRVAGIVDTASTSQEEILRLSAKYL, encoded by the coding sequence ATGACTGAGAAGGAGATAAGCTATATTCTTCAAATGAAACATATCGTGAAGACATTTCCGGGAGTGAAGGCCTTAGATGACGTAAGCCTGGATGTCCGCCCCGGAACCGTTCATGCGTTGATGGGGGAAAATGGTGCAGGAAAATCCACGCTGATGAAATGCCTGTTTGGTATTTATATTCCGGACAGCGGAGAGATCTTTTTCAGAGGACATAAGGTGCAGTTTACAAGTCCCAAGCAGGCTCTGGATCATGGCGTGTCGATGGTCCACCAGGAACTCAACCAGGTGCCGGAGACTTCGGTTATGGAGAACATCTGGATGGGGCGTATGCCTAAAAAAGGGATCGTGGTGGATGACAACAAAATGTACGAGGATACAAAACGTATCTTTGAGAGGCTGGATCTAAGGATAGACCCCAAAGAAAAGATCGGGCATTTATCCGTATCCCAGCGGCAGATGATCGAAATTGCGAAAGCAGTGTCTGCGGATGCCCAGATCGTGGTTTTGGATGAACCTACATCCTCCCTCACAGAGAAGGAGGTGGATCATCTGTTCCGCATCATCAGGACCTTGAAGGATCAAGGATGTGGAATCATATACATTTCTCACAAAATGGAAGAGATCCTTAAGATTTCCGATGATGTCACGGTCATGAGGGACGGACAGTATGTCTATTCCGGGCTTGCCAGTGAGATGAATACAGACCAGCTGATCGCGCTGATCGTGGGAAGGGAGCTTACGAACCGTTTTCCAAAAAAGATCAGTATCCCCCAGGAAGAGATCCTGTTGAGCGTGGAGAATCTGAAAGGAATGTACGGCCCCACTGTGACAGATGCAAGCTTTTCACTCAGAAAAGGAGAGATTCTGGGGATTTCCGGTCTGATGGGATCAAGAAGGACCGAGACTGTAGAAACCATCTTTGGCATCCGGACACTGGAGAGCGGAGCCATGGAAAAGGATGGGCACAGGATCGGCAATCACACTACTCGGGAAGCCATCGATAATGGTTTTGCGCTGATCACGGAGGACCGGAGGCAGAGTGGTATTTTTGCCGGACTGAGCATTGAGTTTAATACAACCATTGCAAATGCAGGGAATTATACAAATCGTTTTGGCGTGCTTGACAAGAAAAAAATGGAGCAGGATACAGACTGGGTGATCGAACGACTGCACGTAAAAACACCTTCCCAGAAGGAGAAGATAGGAAACCTGTCGGGAGGCAATCAGCAGAAAGTAATCATGGGACGGTGGCTTCTGATCGATTCCCAGGTGATGATGTTAGACGAGCCGACCAGAGGCATCGATGTGGGAGCCAAATATGAAATATACCAGCTTGTCATGGAATATGCGGCAAAGGGGAACGGGGTGATCTTCATTTCCTCTGAAATGCCGGAGCTTCTCGGAATTACGGACAGGATCATGGTCATGAGCAATGGCCGGGTCGCCGGTATCGTTGATACGGCGTCCACCTCTCAGGAGGAGATTCTGAGATTGTCTGCCAAGTATTTATAA
- the mglC gene encoding galactose/methyl galactoside ABC transporter permease MglC, whose protein sequence is MQKIKNILPEGHEKSWKAMVLDWSIYIVLLILVFVIIYIDPKFLSLKNVSAILSQASTRVILALGVSGIIVLGCTDLSLGRSVGMAAIFTASLLQDPSYGSRVFPDLPELPVVIPVLGAIVLCSVFSLIHGMFVAKLKVAPFIASLGMQLVIYGLMSIYFDVVNDSAPIGVLNPKFSKMAQGAFEFGAVRIPYLVCYAVIAIVVIWFIWNKTVLGRNMFAIGGNSEAANVSGINLIRNMLIIYVIAGIMYGIGGSLEVARTGSATNALGASYELDAIASCVVGGVSMRGGVGSIGGVVTGVLLFQIISYGLVFAQVNPYLQYFVKGAIILLAVSVDTQKYIKKR, encoded by the coding sequence ATGCAAAAAATAAAAAATATCCTGCCGGAGGGGCATGAAAAATCATGGAAGGCCATGGTCTTAGACTGGTCAATCTATATTGTGCTGCTGATCCTGGTTTTTGTGATCATCTATATTGATCCCAAGTTCTTAAGCCTGAAAAATGTATCCGCGATCCTCAGCCAGGCGTCCACCAGAGTGATCCTGGCATTGGGCGTCAGCGGGATCATCGTGCTGGGCTGCACGGATCTTTCGCTTGGGCGCAGCGTGGGTATGGCGGCTATTTTCACAGCGTCACTCCTGCAGGACCCGTCCTACGGCTCAAGAGTATTCCCGGACCTGCCGGAGCTTCCGGTGGTCATTCCGGTCCTTGGCGCTATTGTACTTTGTTCTGTATTTTCTCTGATCCACGGCATGTTTGTGGCAAAACTGAAGGTGGCGCCGTTCATTGCATCTTTGGGGATGCAGCTTGTTATCTACGGTTTAATGTCGATTTATTTTGACGTGGTGAACGATTCCGCGCCCATCGGTGTGCTGAATCCGAAATTCTCAAAAATGGCGCAGGGGGCTTTTGAGTTTGGAGCGGTCCGAATTCCTTATCTTGTCTGCTATGCGGTCATCGCCATTGTTGTGATATGGTTTATATGGAATAAAACTGTGCTGGGGCGCAATATGTTTGCGATCGGCGGAAATTCAGAGGCCGCCAATGTATCTGGCATTAATCTGATCCGGAATATGCTGATCATCTATGTGATCGCAGGGATCATGTACGGCATCGGAGGGTCCCTGGAGGTTGCCAGAACAGGAAGCGCTACCAATGCCCTGGGGGCATCCTATGAGTTGGATGCGATCGCGTCCTGCGTTGTGGGAGGTGTGTCCATGCGCGGCGGCGTAGGTTCCATCGGCGGGGTGGTGACCGGTGTTCTGCTGTTTCAGATCATCAGCTATGGGCTGGTGTTTGCACAGGTAAACCCGTATCTGCAGTATTTTGTAAAAGGCGCGATCATTTTGCTGGCAGTTTCAGTTGATACACAAAAATATATTAAAAAGAGATAG
- a CDS encoding alcohol dehydrogenase catalytic domain-containing protein yields the protein MQKFDIPETMKAMTLAAYDKLELAEVPVPQPGPGEVLCQIKSVAICGSDPKMIHGGYKFANWPPYYPFIMGHEWAGQVVAVGEGVNSFAPGDRVAGEAHVGCGKCDNCKRGHYTVCLNYGRDGADGGLDMGHRHYGFYWQGANAEYNVYKESALHKIPDNVSYDVASMCDCAGVAFHGVQLAGVTPGGTSVVFGPGAIGLCAMMECKALGAGRVIMIGRGAKLEKARELGADICIDFEKEDPVKRVLELTGGIGADEVMECSGAADSPMKACQMVRKTGSVAIIATYHAGDVTIPANTVNFNEIQIVGSKANPNVSEEVLHFFSTGAIQGEKLITHTFPLEEYEKAVDLFEHKKDGSIKVVIHP from the coding sequence ATGCAAAAGTTTGATATTCCAGAGACAATGAAAGCAATGACGCTTGCTGCATATGACAAATTAGAGCTGGCAGAAGTTCCGGTACCACAGCCGGGGCCGGGCGAGGTACTTTGCCAGATTAAATCTGTAGCAATCTGTGGGTCAGATCCCAAGATGATCCATGGAGGATATAAGTTTGCCAACTGGCCACCATACTATCCGTTCATTATGGGACATGAGTGGGCGGGACAGGTGGTTGCCGTGGGGGAAGGGGTAAACAGTTTTGCCCCGGGGGACCGTGTGGCTGGCGAGGCTCATGTGGGCTGCGGTAAATGTGATAACTGTAAGAGAGGCCATTATACAGTCTGCTTAAATTATGGCAGGGACGGAGCGGACGGCGGACTTGATATGGGGCATCGCCATTATGGCTTTTACTGGCAGGGAGCGAATGCGGAGTACAATGTATATAAAGAGAGCGCACTCCATAAGATCCCGGATAATGTCAGCTATGACGTGGCGTCCATGTGCGACTGCGCGGGCGTGGCGTTCCACGGGGTGCAGCTGGCAGGAGTGACGCCGGGAGGAACCAGCGTGGTGTTTGGACCCGGCGCCATCGGACTGTGTGCGATGATGGAATGTAAGGCGTTAGGGGCCGGCAGGGTGATCATGATCGGCCGAGGGGCCAAGCTGGAGAAGGCGAGAGAGCTTGGCGCAGATATCTGTATCGATTTTGAGAAGGAGGATCCGGTAAAACGGGTGCTGGAGCTGACAGGCGGTATTGGTGCGGACGAAGTGATGGAGTGCTCCGGTGCGGCAGATTCTCCGATGAAGGCATGCCAGATGGTCCGCAAGACCGGATCGGTGGCGATCATTGCCACTTACCATGCAGGCGATGTGACGATACCGGCAAACACGGTGAACTTCAATGAGATCCAGATCGTTGGTTCCAAGGCGAATCCCAATGTGTCGGAGGAGGTTTTACATTTCTTTTCCACCGGGGCAATACAGGGGGAGAAGCTGATCACACATACCTTTCCGTTGGAGGAATATGAGAAGGCGGTGGATCTGTTTGAGCATAAAAAAGACGGGTCGATTAAAGTAGTAATACATCCATAA
- a CDS encoding alcohol dehydrogenase catalytic domain-containing protein — protein MAGLMKAAVLKEFGKPLVIEEKAIPVPGPHEVLVHVRASGLCVSDIHIQDGIIKTVRTPYTPGHEMAGIIEAVGEGVTRVKKGDHIVTAIDIVCGHCRYCLSGRTNLCPSLVRIGFERDGSHEEYCVIPEGNAYKIADHIPFDQATSLTDAVGCMYNAIKNRARIQPGSRVLILGTGGLGMNAIQIARVFGAEVYATSRQPEKLKLSLEMGADAVINTKEQDLKEEITRLTNGEMCDVVIDNIGIRGSVNQALSVVCAGGRVVVSGYNDPLFEADFQDVMKFEKEIVGIRGMTGTDLMEVIALVEKGKIVPYVYKTLPFHQINEGLEMLRTGAAKGRVVMMMEDGA, from the coding sequence ATGGCAGGATTAATGAAAGCGGCGGTGCTTAAGGAATTTGGGAAACCGCTTGTGATAGAAGAAAAAGCAATTCCGGTGCCAGGACCGCACGAAGTCTTAGTACACGTGAGGGCCAGCGGCCTGTGTGTGTCGGATATCCATATTCAGGACGGCATCATCAAAACTGTGAGGACACCCTATACGCCGGGGCATGAGATGGCAGGGATCATCGAGGCAGTGGGTGAGGGGGTGACCCGGGTAAAGAAAGGGGATCACATCGTTACTGCGATCGATATTGTATGCGGTCACTGCAGATATTGTCTGAGCGGACGTACCAATCTCTGCCCGTCCCTGGTCAGGATCGGGTTTGAGCGGGACGGTTCCCATGAAGAATACTGTGTGATACCGGAAGGGAATGCATATAAGATTGCTGACCACATTCCCTTTGATCAGGCAACCAGTCTGACCGATGCGGTGGGCTGTATGTATAATGCGATCAAGAACCGGGCAAGGATCCAGCCGGGCAGCAGGGTGCTTATCCTTGGAACCGGAGGCCTGGGCATGAACGCGATCCAGATTGCCAGGGTGTTTGGGGCGGAGGTATATGCGACCAGCAGACAGCCTGAGAAGCTTAAACTATCCCTGGAAATGGGGGCCGATGCAGTGATCAACACAAAAGAGCAGGATTTAAAGGAGGAGATCACCCGCCTGACCAACGGGGAAATGTGTGATGTGGTGATTGATAACATTGGTATCCGCGGTTCTGTAAATCAGGCGCTGAGCGTGGTCTGTGCGGGGGGACGGGTGGTCGTATCCGGATATAACGATCCTTTGTTTGAGGCGGATTTTCAGGATGTGATGAAATTCGAGAAAGAGATTGTAGGAATCCGTGGAATGACCGGAACAGACTTAATGGAGGTGATCGCGCTGGTGGAAAAGGGGAAGATTGTCCCCTATGTTTATAAAACCCTTCCCTTCCACCAGATCAACGAGGGCCTGGAGATGCTGCGGACCGGCGCGGCGAAGGGACGGGTCGTTATGATGATGGAGGATGGAGCATGA
- a CDS encoding 3-hydroxyacyl-CoA dehydrogenase NAD-binding domain-containing protein, with translation MRDYVMVVGSGMMGSGIGAMSALAGNKTVLIDVEESRVRSGIEKAVSCIRLREQQGLNSREEADRAVQLLEGSTDMAESAGSARLVIEAIVENLEAKQKLFQELDAALPIEVPICSNTSGLRISDISTGCVHPERTMTTHFWLPAHLVPLVEVVMGEKTKEKIAVSVRDELRRWKKAPVLVRRDLPGQLANRVFQAIIRESIAIVASGLASAEDVDTAISCGMAMRFPVWGPLKHLDAIGLDLGLSVQETVLPDISADRHASEYIRNLVAEGKLGVKTGLGFYDWSERSIEQDMDKRDQFIIEAVKATGRLNRESEGDS, from the coding sequence ATGAGAGATTATGTGATGGTTGTGGGAAGCGGGATGATGGGAAGCGGGATCGGGGCCATGAGCGCGCTTGCGGGAAATAAGACAGTCCTGATCGATGTGGAGGAAAGCCGCGTAAGATCTGGAATAGAGAAGGCTGTATCCTGCATTCGCCTGCGGGAGCAGCAGGGGCTGAACAGCCGTGAGGAAGCAGACCGGGCAGTGCAGTTACTGGAAGGCAGTACAGATATGGCTGAGTCTGCGGGATCTGCCAGACTGGTGATCGAAGCGATCGTTGAAAATCTGGAGGCAAAGCAGAAGCTTTTTCAGGAACTGGATGCGGCTCTGCCGATAGAAGTCCCGATCTGCAGCAATACCAGTGGACTGCGGATATCGGATATCAGCACGGGGTGTGTTCACCCGGAACGGACCATGACAACCCACTTCTGGCTTCCGGCCCATCTGGTTCCGCTGGTGGAAGTAGTCATGGGTGAGAAAACAAAAGAAAAAATAGCTGTTTCGGTCCGGGATGAACTGAGACGCTGGAAAAAGGCTCCTGTCTTAGTGCGACGGGATCTTCCAGGACAACTGGCAAACCGTGTTTTCCAGGCGATCATCCGGGAGTCCATTGCAATTGTGGCTTCTGGTCTGGCAAGCGCAGAAGATGTGGATACGGCGATCAGCTGCGGCATGGCGATGCGTTTCCCTGTATGGGGGCCGCTAAAGCATTTGGATGCAATCGGCCTGGATCTGGGGCTTTCCGTTCAGGAGACTGTTCTGCCGGATATCAGCGCTGACCGTCATGCCAGTGAATACATACGGAATCTGGTGGCGGAGGGGAAGCTGGGCGTGAAAACCGGCCTGGGATTTTACGACTGGTCAGAGCGGAGCATAGAACAGGATATGGATAAGCGGGATCAGTTTATCATTGAGGCGGTGAAGGCAACTGGACGGCTGAACCGGGAATCGGAGGGAGATAGTTGA
- a CDS encoding lactonase family protein: MKQYFALGSYTEDILFGTGEVFHGKGKGISICEFDEGVITMIGEIQVRNPSFLCLGKKNKKIYAVNEMKEYNGSFGGGVTQISYDEDYHMVIEREFQAKGTDPCHIIMSPDETFLSVANFASGSVTVFPMDEGGNICGEGQLYQHQGSSIDPVRQKGPHAHSSIFAPDQNRMYVPDLGTDRLMAYEYKEAALRLDEQSCISVPAGSGPRFGEFDRTGNHFYLINEISSQIIHFAYSGGRMRYRETVNTLPDGFDGNNICSDLHLTPDGRRLFASNRGHDSITGYLVKQDGSLEFVSRTGCGGKTPRNFAVDPTGRFLLCGNQDSDDIAVFEIKDDGTLRQIGKMGTGSPVCIRFF; this comes from the coding sequence TTGAAACAGTATTTTGCGCTGGGGAGTTATACGGAAGATATCCTGTTTGGAACAGGAGAGGTTTTTCACGGAAAGGGCAAAGGGATCTCCATATGTGAATTTGATGAGGGGGTTATAACGATGATCGGGGAAATCCAGGTCAGAAACCCTTCGTTCCTGTGTCTGGGAAAAAAGAATAAAAAAATTTATGCAGTGAATGAAATGAAGGAATATAATGGGAGCTTTGGCGGGGGCGTGACCCAGATTTCTTATGATGAAGATTATCATATGGTAATCGAACGGGAATTTCAGGCGAAGGGGACCGACCCATGCCACATCATCATGTCGCCAGATGAGACGTTTCTCTCGGTTGCAAACTTTGCCAGCGGATCGGTCACGGTCTTTCCGATGGATGAGGGCGGGAATATTTGTGGAGAAGGACAACTGTATCAACATCAGGGAAGCAGTATAGACCCGGTCCGCCAGAAAGGTCCCCATGCCCATAGTTCAATCTTTGCACCGGATCAAAACAGGATGTATGTTCCGGATCTGGGTACAGACCGGCTGATGGCATATGAATATAAGGAAGCAGCACTCCGGCTTGATGAGCAGTCGTGCATTTCAGTGCCGGCTGGAAGCGGGCCAAGGTTTGGAGAGTTTGACCGGACGGGAAACCATTTTTATCTGATCAACGAGATCAGCTCCCAGATCATCCACTTTGCCTATTCAGGCGGAAGGATGAGGTACAGAGAAACGGTAAATACACTTCCTGATGGATTTGACGGGAATAACATCTGCTCAGACCTCCACCTCACTCCCGATGGGCGGCGGCTGTTTGCTTCCAACCGTGGGCATGACAGTATTACAGGCTATCTGGTCAAGCAGGATGGAAGCCTGGAGTTTGTCTCACGGACCGGCTGCGGCGGAAAAACGCCCCGCAACTTTGCGGTCGATCCAACCGGGCGGTTTTTGCTGTGTGGGAATCAGGACAGTGATGATATCGCTGTATTTGAGATCAAGGATGACGGTACTCTGAGGCAGATTGGAAAGATGGGGACAGGGTCTCCGGTGTGTATCAGGTTCTTTTAG
- a CDS encoding LysR family transcriptional regulator, which yields MDLKFAEYIVALDEERSVTRAAEKMNISQSALSNFLIRHEKEKGMKIFIRYKNTLIPTEKGQRYINALRQMCTLKAYAYQRIRACCGQVTDIIRIGVTPSQGMKHLADVYPAFVKSCPSTKLDIREEYGPRLRELVAEDEIDLFFCTLNEDETETEHWMTYKTHPIQLVATMHKYFAKDLAGSPDGSRYSVIECGQLQGIPVILHGEGTSMRYAQDKLFLKERFTPVVIAEGNNSRMIKTLVKRGLGVGFLPEHYVEEGDMEDVAAFHVDAMMSIYRGISVRRGHHLSEAEACLADLVWSCETRRGEAHGTAAD from the coding sequence ATGGATCTGAAATTTGCTGAATACATTGTAGCGTTGGATGAGGAACGCAGCGTTACAAGAGCTGCGGAAAAAATGAATATCTCTCAGTCTGCCCTCAGCAATTTTCTTATAAGGCATGAAAAAGAGAAGGGCATGAAGATCTTTATCCGCTATAAAAATACCCTGATTCCGACAGAAAAAGGACAACGCTACATCAATGCCCTGCGGCAGATGTGTACCTTGAAGGCCTATGCATACCAGCGTATCAGGGCATGCTGCGGACAGGTGACAGATATCATACGGATCGGAGTGACTCCAAGCCAGGGGATGAAGCATCTGGCGGATGTCTATCCGGCATTTGTAAAAAGTTGTCCTTCCACGAAGCTGGATATCAGAGAGGAATATGGTCCGCGTCTGCGGGAGCTGGTAGCAGAAGATGAGATTGATCTGTTTTTTTGTACCTTGAATGAGGACGAAACAGAAACGGAACACTGGATGACATATAAAACCCATCCGATCCAGCTTGTGGCGACGATGCATAAATATTTTGCAAAGGATCTGGCGGGCAGCCCGGACGGGAGTAGATATTCGGTCATTGAATGTGGACAGCTGCAGGGGATTCCGGTCATTCTTCATGGGGAGGGAACAAGCATGCGGTACGCTCAAGATAAGCTGTTTTTAAAGGAGCGGTTTACGCCGGTGGTGATTGCAGAGGGAAATAACAGCCGTATGATAAAGACGCTGGTAAAACGCGGTCTTGGAGTGGGTTTTTTGCCAGAACATTATGTGGAGGAAGGGGATATGGAGGATGTAGCAGCTTTCCATGTTGATGCCATGATGAGCATATACCGGGGGATCAGTGTGAGGCGGGGCCATCACTTGAGCGAAGCGGAAGCCTGTCTTGCAGATCTGGTCTGGTCCTGTGAGACCAGAAGGGGGGAGGCACATGGAACTGCAGCAGATTAG
- a CDS encoding LysR family transcriptional regulator encodes MELQQIRYILAIAEEKNITKAAEKLFVSQSALSQQLLKLEQELGTPLFERGGRILELTEAGRIYVNTAEAVLNVEKSYLEEEEQYDRSTPVIRIAVSKEVPVQAADRMIAAAGKKLDMRNTRIFYACQEDGSEMNRLLLENMADIVIGACDKAQDSGIEIITQESEQFLFLYWEKATNEGPIRVWLSPESWQRRRLEEEALRSAGIRASVVGTSELLLTEAAQRMSACMFFPKSQLGKHVCSTVGFTQQFAAKCLKKNG; translated from the coding sequence ATGGAACTGCAGCAGATTAGATATATCCTGGCAATCGCTGAGGAGAAAAATATCACAAAGGCAGCAGAAAAATTGTTCGTTTCCCAGTCAGCATTGAGCCAGCAGCTGCTGAAGCTGGAGCAGGAACTGGGAACGCCCCTGTTTGAGCGGGGCGGAAGGATTTTGGAGTTGACGGAAGCAGGACGGATCTATGTCAATACGGCGGAAGCTGTCCTGAATGTGGAAAAATCCTACTTGGAGGAAGAAGAACAGTATGACAGGAGTACGCCGGTCATACGGATCGCCGTCAGCAAGGAGGTGCCTGTACAGGCAGCGGATAGAATGATAGCAGCCGCTGGAAAAAAACTGGATATGAGGAATACCAGGATCTTTTATGCCTGTCAGGAGGACGGCAGTGAAATGAACAGGCTGCTGTTGGAAAACATGGCGGATATCGTGATCGGGGCATGTGATAAAGCCCAGGACAGTGGAATAGAGATTATTACGCAGGAATCTGAGCAGTTTTTGTTTCTTTACTGGGAAAAAGCGACGAATGAAGGACCAATCCGTGTGTGGTTGTCGCCTGAGTCATGGCAGAGGAGACGGCTGGAGGAGGAGGCACTGCGAAGCGCAGGGATCAGGGCTTCTGTAGTTGGAACCAGTGAACTGCTTTTGACTGAAGCTGCCCAGAGGATGTCAGCCTGTATGTTTTTCCCTAAATCCCAACTTGGAAAACATGTCTGTAGTACGGTAGGATTTACGCAGCAGTTTGCAGCGAAATGTTTAAAAAAGAATGGATAA
- a CDS encoding tripartite tricarboxylate transporter substrate binding protein: MKKRITMIFVTLLAVGLCACGSSGQKKAAPEDAGIETKEAGKGSEETAETNGLVVSWPEKNVQISVPYKAGGGVDKAARLVCSELEKSTGKTFVITNKPEGNGIIAINELMGQAPDGYNLMVVSNRDLFGHIVNQIEGVEYGKDSFTYIATLLEGADSLFAQNGKYASFDEMIEYAKSNPGRLTIATSNNTGLDTLNQICEKLGIEISGVAYSSGADAFADLLGGHVDGALVALSFYAQGKENGVTPILTMTDKQFPVDDLKVECLTDYGVEEAASPMSRFLIGPAGMDQALVDAIVAQMDIVYADGSSLNASIMSQYDNPEYLTGDELKAFVDGNFQMRQEQAAVQ, translated from the coding sequence ATGAAGAAAAGAATTACCATGATTTTCGTAACGCTGTTAGCGGTAGGGTTATGTGCATGCGGAAGTTCCGGGCAGAAGAAGGCTGCGCCGGAGGACGCGGGTATTGAGACGAAGGAGGCTGGTAAAGGTTCTGAAGAAACGGCTGAGACAAATGGCCTGGTAGTCTCATGGCCGGAAAAAAATGTGCAGATCAGCGTACCCTATAAAGCGGGCGGAGGTGTGGATAAAGCAGCCCGGCTTGTATGTTCCGAGTTGGAGAAATCGACAGGTAAAACGTTTGTTATTACCAATAAGCCGGAAGGGAATGGGATCATTGCAATCAATGAACTGATGGGACAGGCGCCGGACGGATATAATCTGATGGTAGTTTCCAACCGGGATCTGTTTGGCCATATTGTCAATCAGATCGAGGGTGTGGAATATGGCAAGGACAGTTTTACTTATATTGCAACGCTTCTGGAAGGTGCGGATTCCCTGTTTGCGCAGAACGGTAAATATGCCAGTTTTGATGAGATGATCGAATATGCAAAATCAAATCCCGGTAGGCTTACGATCGCAACATCCAACAATACCGGGTTGGATACGCTGAATCAGATCTGTGAAAAGCTGGGGATCGAGATTTCCGGGGTAGCGTACAGTTCTGGAGCTGATGCATTTGCAGATCTGCTGGGCGGTCATGTGGACGGGGCGTTGGTAGCATTGTCTTTCTATGCACAGGGAAAAGAAAACGGAGTGACGCCTATCCTTACCATGACAGATAAGCAATTTCCAGTGGATGACCTGAAAGTGGAATGCCTGACAGATTATGGGGTGGAGGAAGCTGCCAGTCCCATGTCGCGCTTTTTGATAGGGCCTGCAGGCATGGACCAGGCACTGGTTGACGCTATCGTGGCTCAGATGGATATTGTATACGCAGATGGAAGCAGTTTGAATGCCAGCATCATGTCTCAGTATGACAATCCTGAATATTTGACAGGGGATGAACTCAAGGCGTTTGTGGATGGGAATTTCCAGATGCGTCAGGAACAGGCAGCAGTACAGTAA